In Prosthecobacter sp., a genomic segment contains:
- a CDS encoding SGNH/GDSL hydrolase family protein — protein sequence MKFILLLALLTTAVALAETPKKPVKRERKPNPSLVKVEDVAGLPRVLLIGDSISMGYTLDVRELLKGKANVHRIPTNGGPTTNGLKNIKAWLGDSKWDVIHFNWGLHDLKYIQEDPSKRADPKAAGSHPQVALADYEKNLAELVKTMQATGAKLIWCNTTHVAAGSDGRVESDEVKYNEAAARVMTAAGVPTNDLRAHALSKPDAQLPDGNVHYSPAGSRYLAEKVAAVISEHLPKK from the coding sequence ATGAAATTCATCCTGCTTCTTGCCCTGCTCACCACCGCCGTCGCTCTCGCCGAAACGCCCAAAAAGCCCGTCAAACGCGAGCGCAAGCCCAATCCCTCCCTGGTGAAGGTCGAGGACGTGGCCGGACTGCCGCGTGTGCTGCTCATCGGCGACTCGATCTCGATGGGTTACACGCTCGACGTGCGCGAGCTGCTCAAGGGCAAGGCCAACGTCCACCGCATCCCCACCAACGGCGGCCCGACGACGAACGGCCTCAAAAACATCAAGGCGTGGCTCGGCGACTCGAAATGGGATGTGATTCACTTCAACTGGGGCCTGCATGACTTGAAGTACATCCAGGAAGATCCCTCGAAGCGCGCTGATCCGAAGGCCGCAGGCTCTCATCCCCAGGTGGCACTGGCCGATTATGAGAAGAACCTCGCCGAACTCGTCAAAACCATGCAGGCCACCGGCGCGAAGCTCATTTGGTGCAACACCACGCACGTCGCGGCGGGAAGCGATGGCCGTGTTGAGAGCGATGAAGTGAAATACAACGAAGCCGCCGCCCGCGTGATGACGGCCGCTGGAGTTCCCACCAATGACCTCCGCGCCCACGCCCTCTCCAAGCCCGACGCGCAGCTTCCAGATGGCAATGTCCATTACTCGCCCGCTGGCAGCCGCTACCTCGCGGAAAAAGTCGCCGCCGTGATCTCCGAACACCTCCCGAAGAAGTAA
- a CDS encoding DUF1080 domain-containing protein has translation MRTLLCTLALALSVTAAEPVYLTLADFTDTKDAAPSGGWTTEGDNTIHLTGKGGGSLLSKNEYTNFELEWEWKLNAKGNNGIKYWVTKIGGKEWLGIEYQMIDDSGHPDGLKGGSHTTASIYDIKEPVKDKAVKPAGEWNTSKIIVQDGLIQHWLNGALACEANTTTPEWKEMVGKSKFKSKEGFAPGKGKIMLTEHGDETWFRNIKITAK, from the coding sequence ATGCGCACGCTTCTCTGCACCCTCGCTCTCGCCTTATCCGTCACTGCCGCTGAACCGGTTTATCTGACGCTGGCCGATTTCACCGACACCAAAGATGCCGCGCCATCCGGCGGCTGGACCACTGAAGGCGATAACACCATTCACCTTACCGGCAAAGGCGGCGGCAGTCTGCTCTCGAAAAATGAATACACGAACTTCGAACTCGAATGGGAGTGGAAGCTCAATGCCAAGGGCAACAACGGCATCAAATACTGGGTCACGAAGATCGGAGGCAAGGAATGGCTCGGCATCGAATACCAGATGATCGACGACAGCGGTCATCCCGACGGCCTCAAAGGCGGCTCCCACACCACGGCGTCGATTTATGACATCAAGGAGCCGGTGAAGGACAAGGCGGTGAAACCCGCCGGTGAATGGAACACGAGCAAGATCATCGTGCAGGACGGACTGATCCAGCATTGGCTCAATGGCGCCCTGGCCTGCGAGGCGAACACCACCACGCCCGAGTGGAAGGAAATGGTCGGGAAGAGCAAGTTCAAGAGCAAGGAAGGCTTCGCCCCCGGCAAAGGCAAGATCATGCTGACCGAGCACGGTGACGAGACGTGGTTCCGCAACATCAAGATCACGGCGAAGTAA
- a CDS encoding monovalent cation:proton antiporter-2 (CPA2) family protein, which yields MHDANFFLSAFIYLAAAVLLVPVAHRLGLGSVLGYLIGGALIGPFVLGWVGGEQGEEALHFAEFGVVIMLFMIGLELEPSRLWRMRGPIFGLGGMQVVFTGLAVMGIAMACGLEYKPAIATGMILALSSTAIVIQTLQEKALMRTDGGADSFAVLLFQDIAVIPMLAVFPLLAAGGAATEHHGWLQTLPHWLQPLVTLGAVVAIVIAGQFVVPRGFAILAKTGLRELLTAAALLLIVGVALLMTQVGLSPALGAFVAGVVLAGSHYRHELESNLEPFKGLLLGLFFLAVGASLDFSVIAAKPLLVGVLVLGLIVLKTLVLFAIATLLKIRGSHRWLLALALAQGGEFAFALLSMASQQQILDAENSKLLVAVVALSMAVTPLLFIVYERIIAPRYTAVSKEERAPDPIDEHAPVILAGFGRFGNFLGRFMMSQGVKVTVLESDPDHVDMLRAFGFKVFYGDATRLDLLHAAGIEQACMLIITLADQSKVARLVTEVREKFPKVRILVRAQDYDHRFELLKLGISAEDMVHEQMHSALVLATRALQALGKPAAAMEEAARKWRRYDDETMHLIVPVQDDFDAYASIVRERRVQLTQLFEKDRAEVEK from the coding sequence ATGCACGACGCGAACTTTTTTCTCTCGGCCTTCATCTACCTTGCGGCAGCCGTGCTGCTGGTGCCGGTGGCGCATCGGCTGGGATTGGGCAGCGTGCTCGGCTATTTGATCGGCGGGGCGTTGATCGGGCCGTTTGTGCTGGGCTGGGTCGGGGGTGAGCAAGGCGAGGAGGCGCTGCACTTCGCGGAGTTTGGCGTGGTGATCATGCTGTTCATGATCGGCCTCGAACTGGAGCCGTCACGGCTGTGGCGCATGCGCGGGCCGATTTTTGGCCTCGGTGGCATGCAGGTCGTGTTCACGGGGCTGGCGGTGATGGGCATCGCAATGGCTTGCGGACTGGAATACAAGCCCGCCATCGCCACGGGCATGATTTTGGCGCTGTCATCGACCGCCATCGTGATTCAGACGCTGCAGGAGAAGGCGCTGATGCGCACCGATGGCGGCGCGGATTCGTTCGCGGTGCTACTGTTTCAAGACATCGCGGTCATTCCGATGCTGGCGGTGTTTCCGCTGCTCGCGGCAGGTGGCGCGGCAACGGAGCATCACGGCTGGCTGCAAACGTTGCCGCATTGGTTGCAGCCGCTGGTCACGCTGGGCGCGGTGGTGGCGATTGTCATCGCCGGTCAGTTCGTGGTGCCGCGCGGGTTTGCGATTCTGGCAAAAACGGGCCTGCGTGAGCTGCTGACGGCGGCGGCGCTGCTCTTGATCGTCGGCGTGGCGCTGCTGATGACGCAGGTGGGCCTCTCACCGGCGCTCGGCGCGTTCGTCGCGGGCGTGGTGCTTGCGGGAAGTCATTACCGGCATGAGTTGGAGAGCAATCTGGAGCCGTTCAAAGGCCTGCTGCTCGGCTTGTTCTTCCTCGCGGTCGGCGCGTCGCTGGATTTCAGCGTGATCGCGGCCAAACCGCTGCTGGTGGGCGTTTTGGTGCTGGGATTGATCGTGTTGAAGACGCTGGTGCTTTTTGCGATTGCCACGCTGCTGAAGATTCGCGGCAGCCACCGCTGGTTGCTTGCACTGGCGCTGGCGCAAGGCGGTGAGTTTGCTTTTGCGCTGCTGTCGATGGCCTCTCAGCAGCAGATTCTCGATGCGGAGAATTCAAAGCTGCTCGTGGCCGTTGTGGCGCTCTCCATGGCGGTGACGCCGCTGCTGTTCATCGTCTATGAACGCATCATTGCGCCGCGTTACACGGCGGTGAGCAAGGAGGAGCGCGCGCCAGACCCGATTGATGAGCATGCGCCGGTGATCCTGGCAGGATTCGGCCGCTTCGGCAATTTCCTGGGCCGTTTCATGATGTCGCAGGGCGTGAAGGTGACGGTCTTGGAAAGCGATCCCGATCATGTGGACATGCTGCGTGCCTTTGGTTTCAAGGTCTTCTATGGTGATGCCACGCGGCTGGACCTGCTGCACGCGGCGGGCATTGAGCAGGCCTGCATGCTGATCATCACACTGGCGGACCAGTCCAAAGTGGCGCGGCTCGTGACGGAAGTGCGGGAGAAGTTTCCCAAGGTGCGCATCCTGGTGCGCGCGCAGGATTACGATCATCGTTTTGAACTGCTGAAACTCGGCATCAGCGCGGAAGACATGGTGCATGAGCAGATGCACAGCGCGCTGGTGCTGGCCACGCGCGCGCTGCAAGCGCTCGGCAAGCCCGCCGCCGCGATGGAGGAGGCCGCGCGCAAGTGGCGGCGCTACGACGATGAAACGATGCACCTCATCGTCCCGGTGCAGGACGACTTCGACGCCTATGCGAGCATCGTGCGCGAGCGGCGCGTCCAGTTGACGCAGTTGTTTGAGAAGGATCGCGCGGAGGTGGAAAAGTAG
- a CDS encoding VOC family protein, with protein sequence MSHDFSYIPAGYHSVTPALTVKDAKAAIEFYSKAFGAVENFILPDPKSGGISHAEFNIGNCAIMISDEYPETGALAPQVGKGGLFIIYVKDVEVAFKQAVEAGAAVLFEPTDQFWGDRTARVADPFGYRWTLAQKVRDMSPEELVGVTAAMFGE encoded by the coding sequence ATGAGCCACGACTTTTCCTACATCCCCGCTGGTTATCATTCCGTCACTCCCGCCCTCACGGTGAAGGATGCGAAGGCGGCCATCGAGTTCTACTCGAAGGCATTTGGAGCGGTGGAGAATTTCATACTGCCGGATCCGAAGTCGGGCGGCATCTCGCATGCGGAGTTCAACATCGGCAACTGCGCGATCATGATTTCCGATGAGTATCCAGAGACCGGCGCACTTGCGCCTCAAGTCGGGAAGGGCGGCTTGTTCATCATCTACGTGAAGGATGTCGAAGTGGCTTTCAAACAAGCCGTGGAAGCCGGCGCGGCGGTTCTCTTTGAGCCTACGGATCAGTTCTGGGGAGATCGAACCGCACGCGTGGCTGATCCATTTGGCTATCGCTGGACGCTGGCGCAGAAGGTGCGGGACATGTCGCCTGAAGAGCTGGTGGGAGTCACGGCGGCGATGTTTGGCGAGTGA
- a CDS encoding DMT family transporter, whose protein sequence is MSATRVSRWTVVIPWLFVLLWSSGFIGSKLGVPYAEPFTFLTLRYCIVLAILVPIALVSQAPWPQGKGQMMHVAFAGLLIHALYLSGCVWSLRLGLPAGILSLIVSLQPLFTAAFAGVALGERVLPRQWTGLALGFVGTVLVVAHKTGSGLTFLMTVPAILSLIGITAGTMWQKRHCPRFDLRTSTVVQYAASLVVTAVLALTTETMQVEWSGQFVFALLWVALVLSIGAISLLNHLIRSGTAVNVASLFYTVPAVTALMAWGIFGETLTGLSLLGMGVALLGVWMARGR, encoded by the coding sequence ATGAGCGCCACTCGTGTCTCACGATGGACGGTCGTCATTCCGTGGCTGTTTGTACTGCTGTGGAGCAGCGGGTTCATTGGATCGAAGCTGGGGGTGCCGTATGCGGAGCCGTTCACGTTTCTGACGCTGCGCTACTGCATCGTGCTGGCGATCTTGGTGCCGATTGCGCTTGTTTCACAGGCACCGTGGCCGCAGGGGAAGGGGCAGATGATGCATGTGGCCTTTGCGGGCTTGCTGATTCATGCGCTGTATCTGAGTGGTTGTGTGTGGTCACTGCGGCTGGGGCTGCCGGCGGGGATTTTGAGTTTGATTGTGTCGCTGCAGCCGCTGTTCACGGCGGCGTTTGCGGGTGTGGCGCTGGGCGAGCGGGTGCTGCCGCGTCAATGGACGGGGTTGGCGCTGGGGTTCGTCGGCACGGTGCTGGTGGTGGCGCACAAGACGGGCAGCGGGCTGACTTTCTTGATGACGGTGCCAGCAATCCTGTCGCTGATCGGCATCACGGCGGGAACGATGTGGCAGAAGCGGCACTGTCCGCGTTTTGACCTGCGCACGAGCACGGTGGTGCAGTATGCGGCGAGTCTGGTGGTGACAGCGGTGCTGGCGCTGACCACGGAGACGATGCAGGTGGAGTGGAGCGGCCAGTTTGTGTTCGCGCTGCTGTGGGTGGCGCTCGTGTTGTCCATCGGCGCGATCAGCCTCCTCAATCATCTGATCCGCAGCGGCACGGCGGTGAATGTGGCGAGCCTGTTTTACACCGTGCCCGCTGTGACAGCGCTGATGGCCTGGGGCATCTTTGGCGAGACGCTGACCGGTTTATCGCTCCTCGGCATGGGGGTGGCCCTGCTGGGCGTGTGGATGGCGCGTGGCAGGTAG
- a CDS encoding YceI family protein: protein MKTITAHELKALAGHAALIHVLPEEHFAQQHLPGAVNACVYEMIFLPKVAELVPDKSAAIIVYGAGDPSLDSSTAAGKLEKAGYTNVRDFRGGLTEWLQHGLAVEGTGLQGDSCEVNGVYELDTDTSVVRWTGRNLFNHHQGTVKLAGGRIEVQNGALKAARFTLDMNHIVCEDLVDTAYNALLIRHLRDDDFFAVERFPTAEFVCEHAEPLPSCTPGTPNYTLHGSMTLRGVTQPLSFPAVIAAADADHLTGQAQFEIDRTQFGSHYGSGRLFAFLGKHVVNDHVHLHVKLHAKRAETE, encoded by the coding sequence ATGAAAACAATCACCGCCCACGAACTCAAGGCTCTCGCAGGCCATGCCGCGCTGATCCATGTGCTGCCGGAGGAGCACTTCGCGCAGCAGCATCTGCCAGGCGCGGTGAATGCTTGCGTGTATGAGATGATCTTCCTCCCGAAGGTGGCCGAACTCGTGCCGGACAAGTCGGCGGCGATCATCGTGTATGGCGCGGGTGATCCCTCGCTCGATTCGAGCACGGCGGCGGGAAAGCTGGAGAAAGCGGGTTACACCAACGTGCGCGATTTTCGCGGTGGATTGACGGAATGGCTGCAACACGGCCTCGCCGTCGAAGGAACTGGCCTGCAGGGCGATTCATGTGAGGTGAACGGCGTTTATGAACTGGACACCGACACCAGCGTGGTGCGCTGGACGGGCCGGAACTTGTTCAATCATCATCAAGGCACCGTGAAACTGGCGGGAGGCAGGATCGAGGTGCAAAACGGCGCTTTGAAAGCCGCCCGCTTCACGCTCGATATGAACCACATCGTTTGCGAAGACCTCGTGGACACCGCCTACAACGCGCTGCTCATCCGCCATCTGCGTGACGATGATTTCTTCGCTGTGGAGCGTTTTCCGACCGCCGAGTTCGTCTGTGAGCATGCGGAGCCCTTACCTTCTTGCACACCCGGCACGCCGAACTACACGCTGCATGGCTCGATGACCCTGCGCGGTGTCACGCAGCCCTTGAGCTTCCCCGCCGTGATTGCCGCCGCCGATGCGGATCATCTCACCGGTCAGGCGCAGTTTGAGATCGACCGCACGCAGTTCGGCAGCCACTACGGCTCCGGCAGGCTGTTTGCGTTCCTCGGCAAGCACGTCGTGAATGATCACGTCCATCTGCATGTGAAACTGCATGCAAAACGAGCCGAAACCGAGTGA
- a CDS encoding VOC family protein, with translation MSTPIHPGVRIGHVHLKVADLERALAFYCGVLGFQLRQRYGPQAAFISAGGYHHHIGLNTWESRGGKPPPPGTTGLYHVAILYPDRASLADALRRLIEHKVPLDGAADHGVSEAIYLQDPDGNGIELYTDRDPAAWPRDAKGEIAMTTGPLDLDALLAESPSPSPSS, from the coding sequence ATGAGCACGCCCATTCATCCCGGTGTCCGCATCGGCCACGTTCATCTGAAAGTGGCCGATCTGGAGCGGGCGCTGGCGTTTTATTGCGGCGTGCTCGGCTTCCAGCTCAGGCAGCGCTACGGGCCGCAGGCCGCCTTTATCTCAGCAGGCGGTTATCATCATCACATCGGGCTGAACACCTGGGAAAGCCGTGGCGGAAAGCCCCCGCCGCCCGGCACCACCGGCCTGTATCACGTCGCCATCCTTTATCCCGACCGTGCATCGCTTGCCGATGCTCTGCGCCGCCTGATCGAACACAAGGTGCCGCTTGATGGCGCCGCCGATCACGGCGTCAGCGAGGCGATCTACCTCCAAGATCCCGACGGCAATGGTATCGAACTCTACACCGACCGCGATCCCGCCGCATGGCCCCGCGATGCGAAGGGCGAAATCGCCATGACCACCGGTCCGCTTGATCTCGACGCGCTGTTGGCCGAATCACCCTCCCCTTCACCTTCATCATGA
- a CDS encoding alkene reductase (FMN-linked; catalyzes the formation of N-ethylsuccinimide from N-ethylmaleimide), whose product MKLLSPLQVGALTLPNRILMAPLTRCRADADHNPTPLMAEYYAQRASAGLIIAEATMVMEGNSSFWMEPGIYSEAQVQGWKTVTDAVHAKGGQIVLQLWHGGRACHPLLNGGAQPVAPSAIPITGDEVHTPEGKKPYVTPRELRDDEIPGIVAGFKKAAENAKAAGFDGVEVHGANGYLLDEFLRDGANKRSGPYGGSIENRARLMLEVLDAVISVWGADCVGLRISPLNSYNSMIDSDPVAVTTYIAEQTSARGIAYLHVMRSDFFQAQQGDVMTPAREHFKGVLVGNMGYTADEADQAIASGQLDAVAFGTSFLANPDLPARIAAKAELNAPDAARFYSPGPKGYTDYPALSAA is encoded by the coding sequence ATGAAACTCCTTTCCCCACTCCAAGTCGGCGCTCTCACTCTGCCAAACCGCATCCTCATGGCACCGCTTACGCGCTGCCGTGCCGATGCCGACCACAATCCCACGCCGCTCATGGCCGAGTATTATGCTCAACGTGCCAGCGCTGGACTCATCATTGCCGAGGCCACGATGGTGATGGAGGGTAATTCATCCTTCTGGATGGAGCCCGGCATCTATTCGGAGGCTCAAGTGCAAGGCTGGAAAACAGTGACCGATGCCGTTCATGCCAAGGGCGGCCAGATCGTGTTGCAACTTTGGCATGGCGGTCGTGCGTGCCATCCGTTGCTCAATGGCGGCGCTCAACCCGTCGCGCCAAGTGCCATTCCGATCACCGGCGATGAGGTTCACACGCCCGAAGGCAAGAAGCCCTACGTCACGCCGCGTGAGCTGCGCGACGACGAAATCCCCGGCATCGTCGCCGGCTTCAAAAAAGCCGCTGAGAACGCCAAAGCCGCCGGATTCGACGGCGTCGAAGTCCACGGAGCCAATGGCTACCTCCTTGATGAGTTCCTGCGCGATGGTGCGAACAAGCGCAGCGGCCCGTATGGCGGCAGCATCGAGAATCGTGCTCGTCTCATGCTCGAAGTACTCGACGCCGTCATCAGCGTCTGGGGCGCGGATTGCGTGGGCTTGCGCATCTCGCCGCTGAACAGTTACAACAGCATGATCGACAGCGATCCCGTGGCCGTCACCACCTACATCGCCGAGCAGACCAGCGCTCGTGGCATCGCCTACCTGCATGTCATGCGCAGTGACTTTTTCCAGGCCCAGCAAGGCGATGTCATGACGCCTGCCCGCGAGCACTTTAAAGGCGTGCTCGTCGGCAACATGGGCTACACCGCCGATGAAGCCGACCAGGCCATCGCCTCCGGTCAGCTCGATGCCGTGGCCTTTGGCACGAGCTTTCTCGCCAATCCCGATCTGCCTGCGCGCATTGCCGCCAAGGCGGAACTCAATGCGCCGGATGCCGCCAGGTTCTACTCACCCGGTCCCAAAGGTTACACCGACTATCCCGCGCTCAGCGCCGCCTGA
- a CDS encoding pirin family protein produces the protein MKLKLRKSNERGHADHGWLDSYHTFSFADYYDPAHMGFRSLRVINQDVIAGGAGFPTHPHRDMEIFSYILYGALAHKDSMGTARVLKPGQIQLMSAGSGVTHSEFNPSKTEPGSLLQIWIRPRQNGLKPSYTEWHPKPEHETAEKVLVISSDGREDSATIHQDADIYRVRLGAGKSTTHEVNAGRGAWLQLIKGSVSVNGTTLNPGDAASTDDAGTLTLTASEDAEALLFDLA, from the coding sequence ATGAAACTCAAACTCCGCAAATCCAACGAACGCGGCCACGCCGACCACGGCTGGCTCGACAGCTACCACACCTTCAGCTTTGCCGACTACTACGATCCGGCGCACATGGGCTTCCGCAGCCTGCGTGTCATCAATCAGGACGTCATTGCCGGTGGTGCTGGATTCCCTACGCACCCGCATCGCGACATGGAGATCTTCAGCTATATCTTGTACGGCGCACTGGCACACAAGGACAGCATGGGCACCGCTCGTGTGCTCAAGCCCGGCCAGATCCAGCTCATGAGTGCGGGCAGCGGCGTGACTCACAGCGAGTTCAATCCGTCGAAGACCGAGCCCGGCAGCCTGTTGCAGATCTGGATTCGTCCGCGTCAGAACGGCCTGAAGCCCAGCTACACCGAATGGCATCCGAAACCGGAGCATGAAACCGCCGAGAAGGTGCTCGTCATCTCCAGCGATGGCCGCGAAGACAGCGCCACCATTCACCAGGATGCCGACATCTACCGCGTGCGCCTTGGCGCTGGCAAATCCACCACGCATGAAGTCAACGCCGGTCGTGGAGCCTGGCTCCAGCTCATCAAAGGCAGCGTCAGTGTGAATGGCACCACGCTCAATCCAGGCGATGCCGCCAGCACCGACGACGCTGGCACACTGACCCTCACCGCCAGCGAAGACGCCGAAGCCCTTCTCTTCGACCTCGCTTAA